AGCCTGAAGTAGTAACCTGGTACGCCAAGTTGGCCGAGCAGTTTAAAGGACTGTATTATAAAGATGGTGGCCCGATTATTGGCCTGCAGGTAGATAACGAGGTGCACAGCAATGGCCCGAACAGTTGGGGTTATCAGTACCTGACCAATCTGAAAAAATTGGCGGTAGAAAAAGGAATGGACGTGCCTCTTTATGTGGTGACCGGCTGGCCTGGTCCGGTTGTGCCAGAGGACGAAGTATTGCCGCTTTGGGGCGGTTATGCCGATGCGCCCTGGGCTCAAAATACTAAAGAGCAGCCGGCCAATAATCTTTATCAGTTTATAACAGATCGTCGCGATAAAAACATTGGCAACGATGTACTGAAGTATGATAAAAGCGACGCGACGGTACCCGTTTATCGCCACCCGTTCCTAACGGTAGAAATGGGATCTGGCCTGCAGGATACTTACCTGCGTCGCCCGGTAGTTGATAATAAAGATATTTTGGGGATGCTGTACACTCGTTTGGGTACAGGTGCTAACATGTTGGGTTACTATGTTTTCCATGGCACGCAGCACCCGCTGAGCTGGGATGGCGAACACTCTATGCAGGAGTCTAAAGCTACCATTTACCCTTACCCCAATGATTATCCGCTGATCTCTTACGATTTTGAAGCACCACTAGGCGAGTGGGGCTATACGCAGGATTACTATCATGACCTGAAATTGCTGCACCAGTTCACTGCCGATTATGGCGCAAAACTGGCGCCGATGTTCAGCATCGTTCCGGCTGATAACCCGGTTAAGGCCGATGATATGGATAAGTTACGCTATGCCGTGCGCAGCAAAGATGGCGCAGGCTTTGTGTTTTTTAACAACTACGTGCGCCACTACAAAATGGCCGATCATCAGCAGGTTGCCTTCACCATCAAAACGCCGAAGGAAACTGTGCGCATACCAGAGCAGGGAAGTATCAGCATTAAAAGCGGTGCAGAAGGGTTGATTCCGTTTAACCTAAATGCCGGTAATGTATTGATTAAATATGCAACTGTGCATCCGTCTGCCATTATTGGTGATACCTACTTTTATTACACTATGGATGGCGTTGAGCCGCAGTTTAAGTTGGATAACAGCAACATAGCCGGTATCAACTTTCCAAATGGTAAAGTGAGCAAACAAGGGAAATCTACTTTCCTGAACAACATCAGGCCGGGGACAGATTGTATCGCCACCATCACCACTAAAAATAAGAAGACTATTAAGCTGGTGGTGTTCACCGCTGCCGATGCCAAATATAGCTACGTATTCAACATCAAAGGAACTAAAACGCTGGTGCTGACCAGTAAGCAAGCTTTTTATGATGAGGTGAATAACGAACTGACCGTTCGTTCGATTGACGAGCCGGAGTTTTCGGTTTACTCATATCCGGCATTGCAAACAAAAAACGCAGCTTCGGCAGCCAAGGGTACCGATGGTTTGTTCAATGTTTATTCTATCAGCTTGAAAGCTGCGCCGCAGTTAAAAGTGAAGTTCCCACCGGTTGCAGGGCAGCAGGAGTTGGCTAAATATGTACAGGGTCACACCGAGACGCCGGTAAGGCCGGGTTATGGTGTGCATTACTCGGATACCGTACAATCGGTAACCTATAAACTGTCGCTGCCTGCGCAACTGCCTGACGGCGTTTATGATGAGTTGTTACAGTTAACCTACACCGGTAACACTGCTGCTATTTACGCCAACAAAACCATTATCGCCGATGACTATTTTAACGGTAAGCCCATGTATTTCAGCCTGCGAA
This region of Mucilaginibacter yixingensis genomic DNA includes:
- a CDS encoding beta-galactosidase; amino-acid sequence: MIKKNLAFTALMSLSVAVTQAQSVEEHVVNIGNDPVPVENNHFKQGTNIDPKGVKLDLNNFYLRSAGKPILPVMGEFHYSRYPRAEWEQALLQMKAAGVQIIALYTFWNHHEQEEGKFRFDDNRDVHYFLELCKKHGLEAVVRIGPWAHGEDRNGGYPDWFVKRHLKNGFDRASQNGEIQPEVVTWYAKLAEQFKGLYYKDGGPIIGLQVDNEVHSNGPNSWGYQYLTNLKKLAVEKGMDVPLYVVTGWPGPVVPEDEVLPLWGGYADAPWAQNTKEQPANNLYQFITDRRDKNIGNDVLKYDKSDATVPVYRHPFLTVEMGSGLQDTYLRRPVVDNKDILGMLYTRLGTGANMLGYYVFHGTQHPLSWDGEHSMQESKATIYPYPNDYPLISYDFEAPLGEWGYTQDYYHDLKLLHQFTADYGAKLAPMFSIVPADNPVKADDMDKLRYAVRSKDGAGFVFFNNYVRHYKMADHQQVAFTIKTPKETVRIPEQGSISIKSGAEGLIPFNLNAGNVLIKYATVHPSAIIGDTYFYYTMDGVEPQFKLDNSNIAGINFPNGKVSKQGKSTFLNNIRPGTDCIATITTKNKKTIKLVVFTAADAKYSYVFNIKGTKTLVLTSKQAFYDEVNNELTVRSIDEPEFSVYSYPALQTKNAASAAKGTDGLFNVYSISLKAAPQLKVKFPPVAGQQELAKYVQGHTETPVRPGYGVHYSDTVQSVTYKLSLPAQLPDGVYDELLQLTYTGNTAAIYANKTIIADDYFNGKPMYFSLRRNADKLGKNEFLMQITPVLNKPNIYFEPDVAAGLKASNETKLTNVTAKPVYQVVL